The following are encoded in a window of Halosolutus halophilus genomic DNA:
- a CDS encoding FAD binding domain-containing protein — protein sequence MKPAQFEQHEPETVEEAVSLLESLDDRAILAGGQSMVPMLRFRLAVPETVIDINRIESLDYLEEDDEWLRIGALARHADVEESELIAEKYGSFADTAPLVADPQIRNRGTVAGAIAQADPKGDWGSVLLAHEGEVVAQGPDGERVIPADDFFLLPYDTTLDENELLTELRVPVPADREGSAYHKLKRKVGDYAMAGSAARLVLDEDGRIERAGIGLTAVDITNVRATDAEAHLEGERPGSELFKRAGELAAEQSNPESDEHGDADYKERMVNVLTQRALADAAERAGLVKRRVSQ from the coding sequence ATGAAACCAGCACAGTTCGAGCAACACGAGCCCGAGACCGTCGAGGAAGCCGTGAGCCTGCTCGAGAGTCTCGACGATCGGGCGATTCTGGCCGGCGGACAGAGCATGGTTCCGATGCTCCGGTTCCGACTCGCGGTTCCGGAGACCGTCATCGACATCAACCGAATCGAGAGCCTCGATTACCTCGAAGAGGACGACGAGTGGCTCAGAATCGGCGCGCTCGCACGCCACGCGGACGTCGAGGAGTCCGAGCTGATCGCCGAGAAGTACGGCAGCTTCGCCGACACGGCACCGCTCGTCGCGGACCCGCAGATCCGCAATCGCGGCACGGTCGCCGGCGCGATCGCGCAGGCGGACCCGAAAGGCGACTGGGGGAGCGTCCTGCTCGCACACGAAGGCGAGGTCGTCGCGCAGGGCCCCGACGGCGAGCGGGTCATCCCCGCGGACGACTTCTTCCTGTTGCCCTACGATACGACCCTCGACGAGAACGAACTGCTCACCGAACTTCGCGTCCCGGTGCCGGCCGATCGTGAGGGAAGCGCCTACCACAAGCTGAAACGGAAGGTCGGCGACTACGCGATGGCCGGCTCGGCCGCACGGCTCGTCCTCGACGAGGACGGACGCATCGAGCGCGCCGGCATCGGACTCACTGCCGTCGACATCACGAACGTCCGGGCGACCGACGCCGAGGCGCACCTCGAGGGTGAACGGCCTGGGAGCGAACTGTTCAAGCGCGCGGGCGAGCTGGCGGCCGAGCAGTCCAACCCCGAGTCCGACGAACACGGCGATGCGGACTACAAAGAACGCATGGTGAACGTCCTCACCCAGCGCGCGCTCGCCGACGCCGCCGAGCGTGCCGGACTGGTCAAACGGAGGGTATCACAGTGA
- a CDS encoding CoxG family protein, which yields MEFDGEFELEEVPPEKAWIVLSDPIAVRNSLKGCRYITPMDDDFSFDEYEPDEDLETLPEADPETVAARAFEEGREYAALMQVGVGSVKPRFETSVTIQERDTESFVMVATGSGTASGSSFSMDSGMQIHPLEDGDGSRIEWWTEADISGRIAQLGSRVIDPVANKIVGNFFGDIEQQMTDVDEETDSGITDRIRGML from the coding sequence ATGGAGTTCGACGGGGAGTTCGAACTCGAGGAGGTACCGCCGGAGAAGGCGTGGATCGTCCTCTCGGACCCGATCGCGGTCCGAAATTCGCTGAAGGGCTGTCGGTACATTACCCCGATGGACGACGACTTCAGTTTCGACGAATACGAACCCGACGAGGACCTGGAGACGCTACCCGAGGCCGATCCGGAGACCGTCGCCGCACGCGCGTTCGAAGAAGGCCGGGAGTACGCCGCGCTGATGCAGGTCGGAGTCGGGAGCGTCAAACCCCGGTTCGAGACGTCGGTGACGATCCAGGAGCGCGACACGGAGTCGTTCGTCATGGTCGCGACCGGAAGCGGGACCGCGAGCGGGAGCAGCTTCAGCATGGACTCGGGGATGCAGATTCACCCGCTCGAGGACGGCGACGGCTCGCGGATCGAGTGGTGGACCGAAGCCGACATCTCGGGACGCATCGCCCAGCTCGGTTCGCGGGTCATCGACCCCGTCGCGAACAAGATCGTGGGCAACTTCTTCGGAGATATCGAACAGCAAATGACCGACGTCGACGAGGAGACGGATTCGGGCATCACGGACCGGATCCGCGGAATGTTATGA
- a CDS encoding (2Fe-2S)-binding protein has translation MTNAREITLTVNGTEHTIEVEPRQLLVHAIREELDLTGTHIGCDTGNCGACTVIKDGEPIKSCLMFATQADGSELMTVEGMEDLPEARGELHPLQEGFREEHGLQCGYCTPGMLMSGKALLDENPDPNEDEIREAISGNLCRCTGYQNIVRSIEYAADELESVAAADGGERPTDSRSASETRSDGGVAVDGEFDCGVENCCGGPTTDRERGGESE, from the coding sequence GTGACAAACGCACGAGAGATCACGCTGACGGTCAACGGAACCGAACACACGATCGAGGTCGAACCGCGGCAACTGCTCGTCCACGCCATCCGGGAGGAACTGGACCTGACCGGGACGCACATCGGGTGTGACACCGGGAACTGCGGCGCGTGTACCGTCATCAAAGACGGGGAGCCGATCAAGTCCTGTCTCATGTTCGCGACCCAGGCCGACGGGAGCGAGCTCATGACCGTCGAAGGCATGGAGGATCTCCCCGAAGCGCGCGGCGAATTGCATCCGTTGCAGGAAGGGTTCCGCGAGGAACACGGGCTCCAGTGTGGCTACTGTACGCCCGGGATGCTCATGTCCGGAAAGGCGTTACTCGACGAGAACCCGGATCCGAACGAGGACGAGATCCGCGAAGCGATCAGCGGCAACCTCTGTCGGTGTACCGGCTACCAGAACATCGTGCGATCGATCGAGTACGCCGCGGACGAACTCGAGTCGGTCGCGGCCGCGGACGGCGGTGAGCGACCCACGGATTCGCGATCCGCGTCGGAGACCCGATCCGACGGCGGCGTCGCCGTCGACGGCGAGTTCGACTGCGGCGTCGAGAACTGCTGTGGTGGGCCGACGACCGATCGCGAACGCGGAGGTGAGTCAGAATGA
- a CDS encoding aerobic carbon-monoxide dehydrogenase large subunit: protein MSSDSEQYAEAEDGGPQPEKHCGHGRGGMGEEVKRKEDQRFITGRGNYVDDIKKPEMLHCELVRSPHAHARIEDIDKSRALKVDGVVAVLTAEDLLEYDLATMPTLMDDTQDVLVNDKVKFQSQEVAAVIADDRYAAKDGAEKVVVDYDVLEPVVDAEEALEDDAPVIRDDIEGKEDNHCLDWETGDEEATAAAFEEADVTVEEDMLYQRLHPAPIETCGAVGDYDPGKDKLTVHMTSQAPHIHRTLFAQVSGIPEHKIRIVSPDVGGGFGNKVPIYPGYVVAAAASYVLERPVKWIEERSENIQSTGFARDYDMTGELAATDDGEILAVRTDVLADHGAYNAVAQPSKFPAGFFNIFTGSYDVETAYGSLTAAYTNSAPGGVAYRCSFRVTEAVYLIERMVKVLADELGMDPADVRRKNFIQPDQFPYESPTGWNYDSGDYETALDKALEMADYEAYREEQQRRIEEDADKLLGIGISSFTEVVGAGPGKSCDIAGVEMFDSAEIRVHPTGNATVRVGVQTQGQGHETTFAQIVAEELGMDVDDITVEHGDTDTDPYGLGTYGSRSTPVAGAAAAVASRKVREKAKAIAANELEAAEEDITWDRESGEFHVAGAPDRSISITEIAAGAYMNHPTSEEPGLEAVNYYDPPEMTYPFGSYVVIVEVDRETGEVDFEKFVAVDDCGNRINPMIIEGQIHGGLAQGIGTAMLEHVTFDDNGNVTGGDFMNYLLPTAMEIPEFETGHTVTPSPHHPIGAKGVGESPTVGSPPAIVNAVVDSMAHGGISHVEMPMTPDVVWEKLDEAGLAADPADNIALEFDDQRSDEAADD from the coding sequence ATGAGCAGCGATTCCGAACAGTACGCGGAGGCGGAGGACGGCGGCCCCCAGCCCGAGAAGCACTGCGGTCACGGCCGTGGTGGGATGGGTGAAGAGGTCAAACGAAAGGAAGATCAGCGGTTCATCACCGGTCGCGGCAACTACGTCGACGACATCAAGAAACCGGAGATGCTCCACTGCGAACTCGTCCGCAGTCCGCACGCACACGCCCGCATCGAGGACATCGACAAATCTCGGGCGCTGAAGGTCGACGGAGTCGTCGCCGTCCTCACCGCGGAGGACTTGCTCGAGTACGACCTCGCGACGATGCCGACGCTGATGGACGACACGCAGGACGTGCTGGTCAACGACAAGGTCAAGTTCCAGTCCCAGGAGGTCGCGGCCGTCATCGCGGACGATCGGTACGCGGCGAAAGACGGGGCGGAGAAAGTCGTCGTCGACTACGACGTGCTCGAGCCGGTCGTCGACGCCGAGGAGGCCCTCGAGGACGACGCCCCGGTGATCAGAGACGACATCGAGGGCAAGGAGGACAATCACTGTCTCGACTGGGAGACCGGCGACGAGGAGGCCACCGCCGCGGCCTTCGAAGAGGCCGACGTCACCGTCGAGGAGGACATGCTCTACCAGCGACTGCACCCCGCCCCGATCGAGACCTGCGGTGCAGTCGGCGACTACGATCCCGGCAAGGACAAGCTGACGGTCCACATGACCTCGCAGGCGCCGCACATCCACCGGACGCTGTTCGCGCAGGTCTCGGGGATCCCCGAACACAAGATCCGGATCGTGAGCCCCGACGTCGGGGGCGGATTCGGGAACAAGGTGCCGATCTATCCCGGCTACGTCGTCGCCGCCGCGGCGTCGTACGTGCTCGAACGGCCGGTGAAGTGGATCGAAGAGCGATCGGAGAACATCCAGTCGACCGGGTTCGCACGCGACTACGACATGACGGGCGAACTCGCGGCGACCGACGACGGCGAGATCCTGGCGGTTCGAACCGACGTGCTGGCCGATCACGGCGCGTACAACGCCGTGGCCCAGCCGTCGAAGTTCCCCGCCGGGTTCTTCAACATCTTCACGGGGTCGTACGACGTCGAGACGGCCTACGGGTCGCTGACGGCGGCCTACACGAACAGCGCACCGGGCGGCGTGGCGTACCGGTGTTCGTTCCGCGTGACGGAGGCGGTCTACCTCATCGAGCGGATGGTGAAGGTCCTCGCGGACGAACTCGGGATGGATCCCGCCGACGTTCGGCGGAAGAACTTCATCCAGCCGGACCAGTTCCCCTACGAGAGTCCGACGGGGTGGAACTACGACTCGGGCGACTACGAGACGGCGCTCGACAAGGCCCTCGAGATGGCCGACTACGAGGCCTACCGCGAGGAACAGCAACGCCGGATCGAGGAGGACGCCGACAAACTGCTCGGGATCGGTATCTCCTCCTTTACCGAAGTCGTCGGGGCCGGCCCCGGGAAGTCCTGCGACATCGCCGGCGTCGAGATGTTCGACTCCGCCGAGATCCGGGTCCACCCGACCGGGAACGCGACGGTCCGGGTCGGCGTCCAGACGCAGGGCCAGGGCCACGAAACGACGTTCGCCCAGATCGTCGCCGAGGAACTCGGGATGGACGTCGACGACATCACCGTCGAACACGGCGACACCGACACCGATCCCTACGGCCTCGGCACGTACGGCTCCCGGAGTACGCCCGTCGCCGGCGCGGCGGCCGCCGTCGCCTCGCGCAAGGTTCGCGAGAAGGCGAAAGCGATCGCGGCGAACGAACTCGAGGCTGCCGAGGAGGACATCACGTGGGACCGCGAGAGCGGCGAGTTCCACGTCGCCGGCGCGCCGGATCGATCGATCTCGATCACCGAGATCGCCGCCGGGGCGTACATGAACCACCCCACGAGCGAAGAGCCGGGGCTCGAAGCGGTCAACTACTACGATCCGCCGGAGATGACGTATCCGTTCGGGTCCTACGTCGTGATCGTCGAAGTCGACCGCGAGACCGGCGAGGTCGACTTCGAGAAGTTCGTCGCCGTCGACGACTGCGGCAACCGGATCAATCCGATGATCATCGAGGGCCAGATCCACGGCGGCCTCGCCCAGGGGATCGGAACGGCGATGCTGGAACACGTCACCTTCGACGACAACGGCAACGTCACCGGTGGCGACTTCATGAACTATCTGCTGCCGACCGCGATGGAGATCCCCGAATTCGAGACGGGCCACACCGTCACGCCGTCACCCCACCACCCGATCGGCGCGAAAGGGGTCGGCGAGTCGCCGACGGTCGGTTCGCCGCCGGCGATCGTCAACGCGGTCGTCGACTCGATGGCCCACGGCGGCATCAGCCACGTCGAGATGCCGATGACCCCCGACGTCGTCTGGGAGAAACTCGACGAAGCGGGACTCGCGGCCGATCCCGCCGACAACATCGCGCTCGAGTTCGATGACCAGCGGAGCGACGAGGCGGCGGACGACTGA